Proteins encoded by one window of Clostridium perfringens:
- a CDS encoding glycogen/starch/alpha-glucan phosphorylase, which translates to MLSINKESFKRDYKKKFLELHGIELEEGKNFHKYEALGCLVRDYIAEDWVNTKKKYESSKQKQVYYFSMEFLLGRLLGDALLNLGIRETCREALKELNIDLEELEEFESDQGLGNGGLGRLAACFLDSMASLNIAGHGCGIRYKYGFFNQKIIDGSQVETPDSWLKNGNVWEVKKPDKSEVVKFGGNIKCENINGRLTFTHVNYEPILAVPYDTPIVGYENNVVNNLRLWSAEPVDNEFDFCYFNRGQYLKAIEYRNSIEAISQVLYPDDSMYEGKLLRLKQQYFFVSAGLQSIVRHYKKNGGKIEEFDEYIAIHINDTHPTLAIPELMRILLDEEGLSWESAMRITTNTISYTNHTILSEALEKWPINMFKELLPRIYMIVEEMNERYCAELWHKYIGQWDKISKMAIIGDGFVRMANLAIVGSHSVNGVAKLHTEILKKKEMSDFYYLYPSKFNNKTNGIAHRRWLLKSNPELTNLLKETIGDSFIKHPTDMENFEKYIDDEYVLKRLGEIKRKNKENLAKVIFDNQGIKVDPNSIFDVQVKRIHAYKRQTLNCLRIMELYNRLLENPNLDIAPRTFIFAGKAAPAYYLAKNTIELINAVAKKINNDKRINDKIKVVFLENYRVSLAEKIIPATDLSEQISTTTKEASGTSNMKFMMNGAVTIATLDGANIEIRDEVGDDNIVIFGLTENEVLDYYSRGGYSAWDVRNNDNRLIRVTDDLINGVYSKDRDKFRSVYDNLLTYNDEFFVLKDFDSYLKAQDKVDLLYRNNKEWQRKCGVNIAHSGIFSSDRTITEYATGIWGSKVIYKNL; encoded by the coding sequence ATGCTATCTATAAATAAGGAGAGTTTTAAGAGAGATTATAAAAAAAAGTTCTTAGAACTTCATGGTATAGAACTTGAAGAGGGAAAAAATTTTCATAAGTATGAGGCTCTTGGATGTTTAGTTAGAGATTATATTGCAGAAGACTGGGTAAATACTAAAAAGAAATATGAGAGTTCAAAGCAAAAACAAGTTTATTATTTCTCTATGGAGTTTTTATTAGGAAGACTTTTAGGAGATGCCTTACTAAACTTAGGTATAAGAGAAACATGTAGGGAAGCTTTAAAGGAATTAAATATTGACTTAGAAGAACTAGAAGAGTTTGAAAGTGATCAGGGGTTAGGTAATGGTGGATTAGGTAGATTAGCAGCATGCTTTCTAGATTCAATGGCATCTTTAAATATAGCTGGACATGGATGTGGCATAAGATATAAATATGGATTTTTCAATCAAAAAATAATTGATGGATCACAGGTAGAAACTCCAGATAGTTGGCTTAAGAACGGAAATGTATGGGAAGTTAAAAAGCCTGATAAATCAGAAGTTGTTAAGTTTGGTGGAAATATTAAGTGTGAAAACATAAATGGTAGATTAACTTTTACCCATGTAAATTATGAGCCAATTTTAGCAGTTCCTTATGATACCCCTATTGTTGGATATGAAAATAATGTGGTAAATAATTTAAGGTTATGGAGTGCAGAGCCAGTAGATAATGAATTCGATTTTTGTTATTTCAATAGAGGTCAATATTTAAAGGCTATAGAATATAGAAATTCTATTGAAGCCATATCACAGGTATTATATCCTGATGACTCAATGTATGAAGGGAAACTTCTTAGATTAAAACAGCAATATTTCTTTGTATCAGCAGGACTTCAGAGTATAGTTAGACATTATAAGAAAAATGGTGGAAAAATAGAAGAGTTTGATGAATATATTGCTATTCATATAAATGATACCCATCCAACCTTAGCAATACCAGAGCTTATGAGAATTTTATTAGATGAAGAGGGACTTTCATGGGAAAGTGCCATGAGAATAACTACAAACACAATATCATATACAAATCATACTATTTTATCTGAAGCCTTAGAGAAATGGCCAATAAATATGTTTAAGGAGCTTCTTCCTAGAATATATATGATAGTTGAAGAGATGAATGAAAGATACTGTGCTGAACTTTGGCATAAGTATATTGGTCAATGGGACAAGATTTCTAAGATGGCCATAATAGGAGATGGCTTTGTTAGAATGGCTAATCTTGCAATAGTAGGTAGTCATAGTGTAAATGGTGTAGCAAAATTGCATACAGAAATACTTAAGAAAAAAGAGATGAGTGATTTTTATTATCTTTATCCAAGTAAATTTAATAATAAAACTAATGGAATAGCACATAGAAGATGGCTTCTAAAAAGCAATCCTGAACTTACTAATCTTTTAAAAGAAACAATAGGAGACAGCTTTATAAAACATCCTACAGATATGGAGAACTTTGAGAAGTATATTGATGATGAGTATGTTTTAAAAAGATTAGGAGAAATAAAAAGAAAAAATAAAGAGAATTTAGCTAAGGTAATTTTTGATAATCAGGGAATTAAAGTTGATCCAAATTCAATTTTTGATGTACAAGTTAAGAGAATACATGCATATAAGCGTCAGACTTTAAATTGTTTGAGAATAATGGAGCTTTATAATAGATTATTAGAAAATCCAAATTTAGATATAGCTCCAAGAACTTTTATATTTGCAGGTAAAGCTGCCCCTGCATACTATTTAGCTAAGAATACTATTGAATTAATAAATGCTGTTGCAAAGAAAATAAATAATGATAAAAGAATTAATGATAAAATCAAAGTAGTTTTCTTAGAAAATTATAGAGTTTCTCTTGCAGAAAAGATAATTCCAGCTACAGACTTAAGTGAGCAAATCTCAACTACAACTAAGGAAGCTTCAGGTACTTCTAATATGAAGTTTATGATGAATGGTGCTGTTACTATAGCTACCTTAGATGGAGCTAATATAGAAATAAGAGATGAAGTTGGAGACGACAATATTGTTATTTTTGGATTAACAGAAAATGAAGTTCTCGATTATTACTCAAGAGGTGGATATTCAGCTTGGGATGTAAGAAATAATGATAATAGGTTAATTAGAGTTACAGATGATTTAATAAATGGAGTTTACTCTAAGGATAGAGATAAGTTTAGAAGTGTATATGATAATTTATTGACCTATAATGATGAATTTTTTGTACTAAAAGATTTTGATTCATATTTGAAAGCTCAAGATAAGGTAGATTTGCTTTATAGAAATAATAAAGAGTGGCAAAGAAAATGTGGAGTAAATATAGCACATTCAGGTATATTTTCTTCAGATAGAACCATAACTGAGTATGCTACAGGAATATGGGGTTCAAAAGTTATATACAAAAACCTATAG
- a CDS encoding APC family permease codes for MGKPKLKKEIGLFTATALVVGNMMGSGIFMLPASLASVSGPGSTIMAWLLTGLGSLVLALTFANLGSKIPKTGGTYEYSRLAYGNFMGFMTAWLYWNGSWIGNATIFIVITTYLGEVITSLTNSPIIGFLFCSSILWICTYINIRGTKLAGRVASVITVFKVLLFIFFIVVGLIYFDPSNLTPMFPEGKGVSTIPVAASLTLWAFMGLETASVAGGEIKDPEKNVKRSTILGMLISTVLYILISVVAMGAMSQSELASSTAPISDIIVKVLNLKSLNFLNIAIAISILGTAMGWLLSTARVGYAAGEDGIFPSVFAKVHPKYNTPHVALIIGSIFINIIFLMNFTKGLAGAYSFIVVLATLSYLPIYAISTIAEIILMVKEDKKPTFKKHLGLIIRCLIGFAFAIWAIYASGAEIVMYGFILILLGVPIYGYMSIKKHFR; via the coding sequence ATGGGAAAACCTAAATTAAAAAAGGAAATAGGATTGTTTACTGCTACAGCTTTAGTAGTTGGTAACATGATGGGATCTGGGATATTTATGCTTCCAGCCAGTTTAGCTAGTGTATCTGGTCCTGGTTCAACTATAATGGCATGGTTATTAACGGGATTAGGTTCTTTGGTTTTGGCATTAACGTTTGCTAACTTAGGTTCAAAGATTCCAAAGACAGGAGGAACTTATGAATACTCTAGACTAGCTTACGGAAACTTTATGGGATTCATGACTGCATGGCTTTATTGGAATGGATCTTGGATTGGAAATGCTACTATTTTTATAGTTATTACTACTTATTTAGGTGAAGTTATAACAAGTTTAACTAATTCACCAATAATAGGTTTCTTATTCTGTTCGTCTATCTTATGGATTTGTACATATATAAATATAAGAGGAACAAAGTTAGCAGGTAGAGTAGCTTCAGTAATAACTGTTTTTAAAGTTTTATTATTTATATTCTTCATAGTTGTTGGATTAATTTACTTTGATCCGTCAAACCTAACACCAATGTTTCCAGAAGGAAAGGGTGTTTCAACTATTCCTGTAGCAGCATCTTTAACTTTATGGGCATTTATGGGCTTAGAAACTGCATCTGTAGCAGGAGGAGAAATAAAAGATCCTGAAAAAAATGTTAAGAGAAGTACTATATTAGGTATGTTAATTAGTACTGTTTTATATATATTAATAAGTGTCGTAGCTATGGGAGCTATGAGTCAAAGTGAATTAGCTTCAAGTACTGCTCCTATTTCTGATATAATAGTTAAAGTTTTAAATTTAAAGAGTTTAAACTTCTTAAATATAGCTATAGCTATTAGTATTTTAGGAACAGCTATGGGATGGCTATTATCAACTGCTAGAGTAGGATATGCTGCTGGAGAGGATGGAATTTTCCCTAGTGTATTTGCTAAGGTACATCCTAAGTATAATACGCCACATGTAGCCTTAATAATAGGTAGTATATTTATAAATATTATATTCCTAATGAACTTTACTAAGGGTTTAGCAGGGGCATATAGCTTTATAGTTGTATTAGCTACTTTAAGTTACTTACCAATATATGCGATTTCAACTATTGCAGAAATAATACTTATGGTTAAAGAGGATAAAAAACCTACATTTAAAAAACATTTAGGTTTAATAATAAGATGTTTAATAGGTTTTGCTTTTGCAATTTGGGCAATATATGCTTCAGGAGCTGAAATAGTAATGTATGGATTTATTTTAATATTACTAGGAGTTCCGATTTATGGATATATGAGCATAAAAAAACACTTCCGATAA
- the glgA gene encoding glycogen synthase GlgA — translation MKVLFATSEANPFIKTGGLGDVMGALPKELKRKGIDARVILPKYSAIKGELLDKLSFKKWFMVPVGWRNQYCGVYQCEYDEVIYYLLDSEFYFHRNGLYGEGDDGERFAFFDRAVLETLKEIDWCPDIIHCNDWQTGMIPVLHKLEYSKDPFYKYIKTVTSIHNLLFQGNFSADILPELFGYDYEPVRNGSLEFYGGMSFMKGAINYSDRILTVSETYAKEIQTPYFGENLDGLLRERGYALKGIVNGIDYDEFNPSKDSLIAKNFSVETIEDKVLNKLALQKELGLPINPDIPMISIVSRLTNQKGCDLIVNIANRLLQRNVQLVILGTGDYNYENHFKGLQELYPTKVSANIKFDNGLAHRIYASSDIFLMPSLFEPCGLGQLIALRYGAIPIVRETGGLKDTIHSYNKYTGIGNGFSFTNYNHNDLMHVIELALETYDDKEIWRSLIIQAMDSDNSWNKSAEKYKELYEELIK, via the coding sequence ATAAAAGTTTTATTTGCAACATCAGAGGCAAATCCATTTATAAAAACTGGGGGACTAGGTGATGTAATGGGAGCATTACCTAAGGAGCTTAAAAGAAAGGGAATAGATGCTAGAGTAATTTTGCCTAAATATAGTGCTATAAAAGGAGAACTTTTAGATAAGCTTAGTTTTAAAAAATGGTTTATGGTTCCTGTTGGTTGGAGAAATCAATATTGTGGAGTATATCAGTGTGAATATGATGAAGTTATATATTATTTATTAGATAGTGAGTTTTATTTCCACAGAAATGGTTTATATGGTGAAGGTGATGATGGAGAGAGATTTGCTTTCTTTGATAGAGCAGTTTTAGAAACTTTAAAAGAGATTGATTGGTGTCCAGATATTATTCATTGTAATGATTGGCAAACAGGAATGATACCAGTACTTCATAAATTAGAGTATTCTAAAGATCCATTTTATAAGTATATTAAGACTGTGACTTCAATTCATAATCTTTTATTCCAAGGTAATTTTTCAGCAGATATTTTACCGGAACTTTTTGGTTATGATTATGAACCAGTGAGAAATGGAAGTTTAGAATTTTATGGTGGAATGAGTTTTATGAAAGGAGCTATAAATTATAGTGATAGGATTTTAACTGTAAGTGAAACTTATGCCAAGGAAATTCAAACTCCTTACTTTGGAGAAAATTTAGATGGCTTATTAAGAGAAAGAGGATATGCACTAAAAGGAATAGTAAATGGTATAGATTATGATGAATTTAATCCTAGTAAGGATAGTTTAATAGCTAAAAATTTCTCAGTGGAAACTATAGAAGATAAAGTGTTAAATAAATTAGCTCTTCAAAAGGAATTAGGGTTACCTATAAATCCAGATATACCTATGATAAGCATTGTATCTAGGCTTACAAATCAAAAGGGATGCGACTTAATAGTTAATATAGCAAATAGATTACTTCAAAGAAATGTGCAATTAGTTATATTAGGAACAGGTGATTATAATTATGAAAATCATTTTAAGGGATTACAAGAGCTTTATCCAACTAAGGTATCTGCAAATATAAAGTTTGATAATGGATTAGCTCATAGAATATATGCATCTTCAGATATTTTCTTAATGCCATCATTATTTGAGCCTTGTGGACTAGGACAACTTATAGCATTAAGATATGGAGCTATTCCAATAGTTAGAGAAACAGGTGGATTAAAGGACACAATTCATTCATATAATAAATATACTGGAATAGGAAATGGCTTTAGTTTCACAAATTATAATCATAATGATTTAATGCATGTTATTGAATTAGCTTTAGAAACATATGATGATAAAGAGATTTGGAGATCATTAATTATACAAGCTATGGATTCTGATAATAGTTGGAATAAGTCAGCAGAAAAATATAAGGAATTATATGAAGAATTAATCAAGTAG
- the glgB gene encoding 1,4-alpha-glucan branching protein GlgB, giving the protein MTLVEVKDDKLEIKPVGVRKEKYKTQLKNKIFNEDDLYLFHEGRNYNAYNFMGAHFTSENRKRGVRFTLWAPRAKNIFLVGDFSNWETKEENKLERINETGLWSIFIPRLKEGIKYKYYIEQEDGKAVLKADPYGIYSEVRPNTASILCEKTKIRWSDKKWLNKREETNYFESPINIYELHLGSWKRKDEDEFLSYDELSVVLPKYVKEMGYTHVEFMPLNEHPLDASWGYQVTGYYSITSRYGDIKGLKRLINALHKEDIGVILDWVPGHFCKDEQGLYMFDGTPTYEYEEKWKADNKGWGTFNFDLGKPEVKSFLISNAFYFINEFHIDGLRVDAVSNMLYLNYGRNHGEWFPNIYGGNENLEAIQFIKELNEAIKTYSKGVITIAEESTSWPNVTNDTEYGGLGFDFKWNMGWMNDTLEYNELDPIYRKYHHNKLTFPMMYNHSEKFILPISHDEVVHGKKSLIDKMQGDYWNKFANLRAYMAYMYGHPGKKLMFMGCEFGQFIEWREYEELEWKLIDKFDMHRKTHNFFKDLNNFYKNNSELWELDYDQEGFQWIDADNNEQSIYIFIRKSKNIEKYKIFVCNFTPMVYYDFNIGVPEKGVYREIFNTDKKEYGGSGQVIKENLFSRKGWCHNQPYTLTIKVPPMAVSVFERIIEENKTEEKIVKEDKYI; this is encoded by the coding sequence ATGACTTTAGTAGAGGTAAAAGATGATAAATTAGAGATAAAACCTGTTGGGGTGAGAAAAGAAAAATATAAAACACAATTAAAAAATAAAATTTTTAATGAAGATGATTTATATTTATTTCATGAAGGGCGAAATTATAATGCTTATAATTTTATGGGAGCTCATTTTACTAGTGAAAATAGAAAACGAGGGGTAAGATTTACCCTTTGGGCTCCAAGGGCAAAGAATATTTTTTTAGTTGGAGATTTTTCAAACTGGGAGACAAAAGAAGAAAATAAACTTGAGAGAATAAATGAAACAGGGCTTTGGAGCATTTTTATACCTAGATTAAAAGAGGGAATTAAGTATAAATATTATATTGAGCAGGAAGATGGAAAAGCAGTATTAAAGGCTGATCCTTATGGAATTTATTCAGAGGTTAGACCTAATACTGCTTCTATTTTATGCGAAAAAACTAAAATAAGATGGTCAGATAAAAAGTGGTTAAATAAAAGAGAAGAAACTAATTATTTTGAAAGTCCTATTAATATATATGAATTACACTTAGGCTCATGGAAAAGAAAAGATGAGGATGAGTTTTTATCCTATGATGAGTTAAGTGTGGTTTTACCTAAGTATGTTAAGGAAATGGGATATACTCATGTTGAATTTATGCCATTAAATGAGCATCCATTAGATGCCTCTTGGGGGTATCAAGTTACAGGATATTATTCAATAACAAGTAGATATGGAGATATTAAAGGATTAAAAAGGCTAATAAATGCTCTTCATAAGGAGGATATAGGAGTTATTTTAGATTGGGTACCAGGTCATTTTTGCAAGGATGAACAAGGATTATATATGTTTGATGGTACACCAACTTATGAATATGAGGAAAAGTGGAAAGCTGATAATAAGGGTTGGGGAACTTTTAATTTTGATTTGGGAAAGCCAGAAGTAAAAAGCTTCTTAATTTCTAATGCTTTTTACTTTATAAATGAATTTCATATAGATGGATTAAGGGTTGATGCTGTTTCTAATATGCTTTACTTAAATTATGGAAGAAATCATGGAGAATGGTTTCCTAATATATATGGAGGAAATGAAAATTTAGAAGCTATTCAATTTATAAAAGAGCTTAATGAGGCTATAAAAACTTATAGCAAAGGGGTAATTACAATTGCAGAAGAATCAACATCTTGGCCTAATGTAACTAATGATACTGAATATGGTGGCTTAGGATTTGATTTTAAATGGAATATGGGCTGGATGAATGACACTTTAGAATATAATGAGTTAGATCCTATATATAGAAAGTATCATCATAATAAATTAACTTTCCCTATGATGTACAATCATTCAGAAAAGTTTATATTACCTATATCTCATGATGAAGTTGTTCATGGGAAAAAATCTCTTATAGATAAAATGCAGGGAGATTATTGGAATAAGTTTGCTAATTTAAGAGCATATATGGCATATATGTATGGTCATCCAGGGAAAAAACTTATGTTTATGGGATGTGAATTTGGGCAATTCATAGAATGGAGAGAATATGAAGAGCTTGAGTGGAAGTTAATTGATAAGTTTGATATGCATAGAAAAACTCATAATTTCTTTAAGGATTTAAATAACTTTTATAAAAATAATTCTGAGCTTTGGGAATTAGATTATGATCAAGAGGGATTTCAATGGATTGATGCTGATAATAATGAACAAAGCATATATATTTTTATAAGAAAAAGTAAAAATATAGAAAAGTATAAAATATTTGTATGCAATTTTACTCCAATGGTTTATTATGATTTTAATATAGGAGTTCCTGAAAAGGGAGTTTATAGAGAAATTTTCAATACAGATAAGAAAGAATATGGTGGCTCTGGACAAGTTATTAAAGAAAATTTATTCTCAAGAAAAGGTTGGTGCCATAATCAGCCATATACTTTAACCATAAAGGTTCCGCCAATGGCAGTTTCTGTTTTTGAAAGAATAATTGAAGAAAATAAAACAGAAGAAAAGATAGTAAAAGAAGATAAATATATTTAA
- a CDS encoding glycoside hydrolase family 13 protein — protein sequence MGKAYIYHDSQDTFYREPFGAVSVGSKVSLRLECKECGEVFIEVIKFDGSRYSIPMTIEERRNECIIYKGIIDTTNSSGVINYYFKYIKDGFTKYYGNNDECLGGEGKIYYDFPNYYQITVYEDNKIPIWYKEGIIYQIFVDRFFNGNKDSVIFNKKKNSFIYGNWYDEPMYIRDNNGSIKRWDFYGGNLRGVIEKLDYIKSLGVNIIYMNPIFDAVSCHKYDTGDYENIDKMYGTNCDFKELCQKAEEKGIRIILDGVFSHTGSDSRYFNKYGNYGELGAYESKYSKYYKWYRFYDYPNSYECWWGFENQPNVEELEKTYSDYIVNSENSIIAKWLRLGASGWRLDVADELPDEFIQMIKERMKNEKEDSVLIGEVWEDASNKVSYSKRRKYLLGNELDSVTNYPYRDIISNFLNEEISSKDFYKVIMSIKENYPRENFYANMNLLGNHDTERILTVLKENLNKLKLALCLQMTLPGVPLIYYGDEAGLLGNKDPENRKTYPWGRENKEILSYYSFFGNFRKNEEVLRKGDFYIFKDTPEDVIAFKRVYKEKEMIIIVNRSNSRKTITLDSEKGRYKDKFSKEEFYGDGSITLEVERENYKILTN from the coding sequence ATGGGAAAAGCTTATATTTATCATGATTCTCAAGATACCTTTTATAGGGAACCTTTTGGAGCTGTTTCTGTAGGTTCTAAGGTAAGTTTAAGATTAGAATGCAAAGAGTGTGGAGAAGTTTTTATAGAGGTAATAAAGTTTGATGGAAGTAGATATTCAATACCTATGACAATTGAAGAGCGTAGAAATGAATGCATAATTTATAAAGGAATAATAGACACTACAAACTCCTCAGGAGTAATAAATTATTACTTTAAATACATTAAAGATGGATTTACTAAGTATTATGGAAATAATGATGAGTGTTTAGGAGGAGAGGGAAAGATATACTATGATTTTCCTAATTATTATCAAATAACAGTTTATGAGGATAATAAAATTCCTATTTGGTATAAAGAAGGTATTATTTATCAGATATTTGTGGATAGATTTTTTAATGGGAATAAGGATAGTGTGATATTTAATAAAAAGAAAAATAGCTTTATATATGGTAATTGGTATGATGAGCCAATGTATATAAGAGATAATAATGGAAGTATTAAACGGTGGGATTTTTATGGAGGTAATTTAAGGGGAGTAATTGAAAAATTAGATTATATAAAATCTTTAGGGGTAAATATTATATACATGAATCCAATATTTGATGCTGTGAGTTGTCATAAATATGATACTGGAGATTATGAAAATATAGATAAGATGTATGGAACTAACTGTGATTTTAAGGAATTGTGCCAAAAAGCTGAGGAAAAAGGCATAAGGATAATATTAGATGGTGTTTTTAGTCATACAGGATCAGATAGTAGGTACTTTAATAAATACGGAAACTATGGAGAGCTTGGAGCCTATGAATCTAAATACTCTAAATATTATAAGTGGTATAGGTTTTATGACTATCCTAATAGTTATGAATGTTGGTGGGGTTTTGAAAATCAGCCTAATGTAGAGGAACTAGAAAAGACATATTCAGATTATATAGTTAATAGTGAAAATTCAATAATAGCAAAGTGGCTTAGATTAGGAGCAAGTGGTTGGAGGCTAGATGTAGCAGATGAACTTCCAGATGAATTCATACAAATGATTAAGGAAAGGATGAAAAATGAGAAAGAAGATAGTGTGCTTATAGGAGAGGTTTGGGAAGACGCTTCAAATAAGGTTAGCTATTCAAAAAGAAGAAAATATTTATTAGGAAATGAATTAGATTCTGTAACAAATTATCCTTATAGAGATATAATTTCTAATTTTTTAAATGAAGAAATAAGTTCAAAGGATTTTTATAAAGTGATAATGAGCATAAAAGAAAATTATCCAAGAGAAAATTTTTATGCAAACATGAATCTTCTAGGTAACCATGATACAGAAAGAATACTTACAGTATTAAAGGAGAATTTAAATAAGTTAAAATTAGCCCTATGCCTTCAAATGACTTTACCTGGAGTTCCCTTAATTTATTATGGAGATGAGGCAGGACTTTTAGGAAATAAGGATCCTGAAAATAGAAAGACCTATCCTTGGGGACGAGAAAATAAGGAAATATTAAGTTATTATAGCTTTTTTGGAAACTTTAGAAAGAATGAAGAGGTTTTAAGAAAGGGAGATTTTTATATTTTTAAGGATACACCTGAGGATGTTATTGCTTTTAAGAGAGTTTATAAAGAGAAAGAAATGATAATTATAGTAAATAGGAGTAATTCTAGAAAAACCATAACCTTAGATAGCGAGAAAGGAAGATATAAAGATAAATTTTCTAAGGAAGAATTTTATGGTGATGGTAGCATTACTTTAGAAGTAGAAAGAGAAAATTATAAAATTTTAACTAATTAG